TCAGCACCCCGGGTTTGTCCGTGTAATCGTGCACCGTCATCAGATCGGTCTCCAGGTGTTCCCACCCATCATTGTCCACCACGAGGCGGGTCGGATCAGCCGCTTTGGTCAACTGGTAGAGCGCACGGCAAAAAGCCCGGGTCTGAGGATTGGTGGGAAGGTCCGGCAACCCCCATGACTCATTGAAAGGCACCCACGCGACGATGCACGGGTGCGACCGGTCACGGTTTACCGCTTCCAGCCATTCGGTCGTAACCGCATCCATCATGCGCTGTGAAAACCGGTAAGCGCTCGGCATTTCCTCCCACACCATCAAGCCGAGGACGTCGCACCAGTAAAGAAACCGAGGGTCCTCGATTTTCTGGTGCTTGCGAACCCCGTTGAATCCCAATCGCTTGGTAAGGATGACGTCGCGGCGCAGTTCCTCGGCCGTGGCGCTCAGTCCCCCTTCGGGCCAATACCCCTGATCCAGAACCAGGCGCATCCGGTAAGGAAGACCGTTCAGGATAAACGCGCCGTGCTCGAAACGTACCGCTCGCATGGCGGTATAGCTTTCAACGGCGTCAAAGGGAGCATGATCGCGCAAGAGGGTGATTTTTGCGTCGATCAATTCGGGATGCTCCGGGCTCCAGAACAGTTCACGGCGAACGTCGTACAAACCGCCGTCCGGCAGGTGAAGGGTACGGCGCAACGATTCCCCCTGCAGGCGGTAAGTATCCTCCAGCAGGGGTTCGCCCCGGATGAAGAGTTCCACCCGCACGGCGTCGCCGGGCTGCACCGGTCCATCCACCTGAAGGTCCAGCGTCAGGGAGAAATCCTCCAGGCAGGCCGTCCAATCCACGCGCCGGATGAAGGTTGACGGCGTCTGCTCGAGCCAGACGGTCTGCCAGATGCCGGTGGTGCGCGGGTACCAGATGGAGTGCGGTTCGAGTTTCCAGTCCTGTTTGCCGCGCGGTTGGTCCAGCGCCAAAGGGTCGTCTTCCGCGCGCACCACCACGGTCAACTCCGTGCCATCCCGGCAAAAGGAGGTCAACTCCGTGGAAAAAGGGGTGTGCCCGCCGGTATGCCGCATCACCGGGTGATCGTTCACCCACACCTGGGCCGCATAGTCCACGGCGCCGAAGTGCAGGAAAACGCGACTGGCCGGCGACGCGACGCTCACCCGCCGCCGGTACCAGGTCACCGGGTGAAATTGCTGGTCATTCACACCGCTCCGCGCCGTTTCCGGCGCGTAAGGAACCGTGATCTCGCCATCGAAACGCACTTCGGCGGGCACGTTCCAAAGCCGTTGCGGATCAAATGCGCAATCCCATGGTCCGTTAAGCGATTGCCATTCCGGGCGCCGGCACTGGGGGCGCGGGTAGTCGAGAGAAAGTACATCCATAATTGAGGGGCCGGCTACGGCGTTTGGGCGCCACGGACCCCGACGTAAACGCTGTACAGGGACGTCGTCGCCGTGATGAACAACCGGTTTCGCCGCGGCCCGCCAAAGGTTAAATTGGCCACCGGTTCGGGCACCTTGATCTTACCCAGCAACCATCCTTCCGCATCAAAACACTGGACACCGTCAGACGCGCTTACCCACACGTTGCCGAGCGCATCCAGGCGCAACCCGTCCGGCAAGCCGGGAGACACCTCGGCGAAAACCCGGCCGTTAAGCAGTTTCCCGTCCGGTGCGACGTCAAAAACACGGACGTGGTGTTCGCCATGCAGGGTGTGGGACCTCCCTGAATCGGCGATGTAAAGGCGGGATTCGTCCGGCGAAAACGCCAGCCCATTCGGCTTGTTGAAATCATCCGCCACGACGGTGAGCGCCTCCTTTTGAGGATCGAACCGAAAGACGTGGGCGCGCCCGTACTCACTGGTGCCCGCATACCCTTCGTAATCACTCAGGATCCCGTAAGGCGGGTCTGTAAACCAGATGGTCCCGTCAGATTTCACCACCACGTCATTGGGCGAGTTGAGCCGTTTGCCCTCAAAACGGTCGACCAGCGTCCGCACCGTCCCGTCCGGTTCGGTGATGGAGACGCGCCGGTTGCCGTGCTCACACGTGATCAACCGGCCGCTTCGGTCACGCGTGTTGCCGTTGGCAAACCCGGACGGTTGCCGGAACACGCTCACGTGGCCCTCGACCCAACGGCACATAAGGTTGTTGGGGATATCGCTCCAGAGCAGGAAATCACCGTCGCCGAAGTAGATCGGGCCTTCCGCCCACCGCATCCCGGTATGGAGTCGTTCCACCCAGGCGTTACCGACCGTCAACTGGATGAAACGCTCGTCGTAGAGTTCAAAATCCTGTCGCAGGCCGAAGGTGCGGGTCATGGCGATAACGCGAGGGCGGCGGTGACGGGATTTTCCCGGCCGGGGCAGCCGATAAAACGTCCGATCGGGATGGGCTTGAGGCGCTTGTTCCCTTCGGCCGTGCTGGTCCGCCGGGGAAGGCGAAGCGGTTCTGGCGATGCCTGAGTGGCATTGGCGTACTTATGCCTCGCGGGCCGACGCCGCGACAAGCATTTTTTAGGGCTTTACTTGAGTCCCCACGCCTGAAAAGTTACACCGTACCCGACATGGCCGAACGACGACTTGACGGCAAAACGGCGCTCGTGACCGCCGCTGCGCAGGGCATCGGGCGGGCTACTGCTGAAGCGTTTTCAAGCGAAGGCGCTCACGTGTTCGCTGCCGACATCAACCTGGCGGGCGTCCGGGAGTTGACCCGCTGCGGCTGCGAACCGGTCCACCTCGACGTGCGCGACGCGCAGGCCATCCAGGAATTGGCGGCCAGGATCGGCCCGATCGACATTCTTTTTAATGGAGCCGGCTACGTCCACGCGGGCACCATCCTGGAGTGCAGCGAGGCAGACTGGGATTTCTCAATTGATCTGAACTGCCGGTCGATGTACCGGATGATCCGGACTTTCCTGCCGGGAATGCTGGAGCGCGCCGGGGGATCGATCATCAACATGGCCTCCGTGGCTTCGAGCATCAAAGGCGTGCCCAACCGCTTCATTTACGGGTTGACCAAGGGCGCAGTGATCGCGCTGACCAAGTCGATCGCCGCCGACTACGTTGGCTCAGGGATCCGTTGCAACGCGATCTGTCCGGCCACCGTGGATTCGCCCTCACTGGCCGAGCGGATCTCCCGGCAGGCCGCCGGCGAAGGCCGCACCGAGGAGGAGGTCCGTCAGGCGTTCATCGCGCGCCAACCAATGGGCCGGATCGGTAAACCGGAAGAAATCGCCGCCCTGGCGGTTTACCTGGCGAGTGACGAATCGTCCTTCACGACCGGCCAGGCCCACATCATCGACGGCGGCTGGGCCCTCTGAGACGCCGCGTCCCGGGTCTCACGCCACGCGCGTCAGCGCTGGTCCAGGGGAACGTAAGGCCGGGGGTCCGGCCCGGCGTAGTCCGCGCTGGGCCGGATCAGTTTGTTGTTGTCCCGTTGCTCCTTGATGTGAGCCGCCCAGCCCGCCGTGCGCGCCAGGACGAACAGCGGCGTAAAATGCGAGGTGGGTATACCCAGGAAATGGTACACGGTCGCGCTGAAGAAATCAGCATTTGCAAACAGCTTTTTTTCACGTTGCATGATCGCCTCGATCTCGTCGGAGACCTCGTAAAGGTAACCGTCCGGCGCCTGCTCCGACAACCGGCGGGACCAGGCTTTGTTGATGGCGTTACGGGGATCTGAAATCTTGTAGACCGCGTGGCCGAAGCCCATGATTTTCTCTTTGCGGCCGAGCCGGCCGAGCACGTCCTCGCGCGCCTCCTCGCGGGTCTTGAGGTTCCGGATCAACTCCATGGCGGCTTCATTCGCACCGCCGTGCAATGGACCGCGCAGGGTCCCGATGCCGGCCGTGATGCAGGAATAGAAATCGGACAGGGTGGCGGCGCAGACCCGGCAGGCGAACGTGGAAGCGTTGAATTCGTGCTCGGCATAGAGA
The Verrucomicrobiota bacterium DNA segment above includes these coding regions:
- a CDS encoding glycoside hydrolase family 2, producing MDVLSLDYPRPQCRRPEWQSLNGPWDCAFDPQRLWNVPAEVRFDGEITVPYAPETARSGVNDQQFHPVTWYRRRVSVASPASRVFLHFGAVDYAAQVWVNDHPVMRHTGGHTPFSTELTSFCRDGTELTVVVRAEDDPLALDQPRGKQDWKLEPHSIWYPRTTGIWQTVWLEQTPSTFIRRVDWTACLEDFSLTLDLQVDGPVQPGDAVRVELFIRGEPLLEDTYRLQGESLRRTLHLPDGGLYDVRRELFWSPEHPELIDAKITLLRDHAPFDAVESYTAMRAVRFEHGAFILNGLPYRMRLVLDQGYWPEGGLSATAEELRRDVILTKRLGFNGVRKHQKIEDPRFLYWCDVLGLMVWEEMPSAYRFSQRMMDAVTTEWLEAVNRDRSHPCIVAWVPFNESWGLPDLPTNPQTRAFCRALYQLTKAADPTRLVVDNDGWEHLETDLMTVHDYTDKPGVLIERYGTAERFAFTLEHVRPCRRQLLLTPSSSERRQPLLLTEFGGIAYALNQEGWGYSRVLSQRGFIARYAGLLRALNKCDDLAGFCYTQLTDTYQEINGLLTADRQFKADPGVIAAETRGPRSAQEQEVNRHPNPLGYTEAWLEKQPKWVEEITVA
- a CDS encoding SMP-30/gluconolactonase/LRE family protein; this translates as MTRTFGLRQDFELYDERFIQLTVGNAWVERLHTGMRWAEGPIYFGDGDFLLWSDIPNNLMCRWVEGHVSVFRQPSGFANGNTRDRSGRLITCEHGNRRVSITEPDGTVRTLVDRFEGKRLNSPNDVVVKSDGTIWFTDPPYGILSDYEGYAGTSEYGRAHVFRFDPQKEALTVVADDFNKPNGLAFSPDESRLYIADSGRSHTLHGEHHVRVFDVAPDGKLLNGRVFAEVSPGLPDGLRLDALGNVWVSASDGVQCFDAEGWLLGKIKVPEPVANLTFGGPRRNRLFITATTSLYSVYVGVRGAQTP
- the prpC gene encoding 2-methylcitrate synthase — its product is MATDSSSAQAVPASSGLRGQSAGSTAICTVGKAGVGLTYRGYAIEDLAAHSSFAEVAYLLIYGALPGRAELDAFQQRLKGASSLPKPLEQVLERIPPTSHPMDVLRTGCSMLGVLEPEHTFQEQDRMAERLLAAFPSMLVYWHHFGATGQRIDTESQGDTLAEHYLAMLHQRPPDQEAGHALDVSMILYAEHEFNASTFACRVCAATLSDFYSCITAGIGTLRGPLHGGANEAAMELIRNLKTREEAREDVLGRLGRKEKIMGFGHAVYKISDPRNAINKAWSRRLSEQAPDGYLYEVSDEIEAIMQREKKLFANADFFSATVYHFLGIPTSHFTPLFVLARTAGWAAHIKEQRDNNKLIRPSADYAGPDPRPYVPLDQR
- a CDS encoding SDR family oxidoreductase produces the protein MAERRLDGKTALVTAAAQGIGRATAEAFSSEGAHVFAADINLAGVRELTRCGCEPVHLDVRDAQAIQELAARIGPIDILFNGAGYVHAGTILECSEADWDFSIDLNCRSMYRMIRTFLPGMLERAGGSIINMASVASSIKGVPNRFIYGLTKGAVIALTKSIAADYVGSGIRCNAICPATVDSPSLAERISRQAAGEGRTEEEVRQAFIARQPMGRIGKPEEIAALAVYLASDESSFTTGQAHIIDGGWAL